The following proteins are encoded in a genomic region of Dioscorea cayenensis subsp. rotundata cultivar TDr96_F1 chromosome 8, TDr96_F1_v2_PseudoChromosome.rev07_lg8_w22 25.fasta, whole genome shotgun sequence:
- the LOC120266661 gene encoding GDSL esterase/lipase 7-like isoform X2 — translation METITTCLPLPKQTTSPTASTSVFRPAGFVMASLSLTTAAARWLGLPFPPPYLSLQSLSKEIVRGVNYASAAAGILDETGRHYGSRISFNRQILLFEKTVKFQLPILIADPNALAQFIANSLFIINIGSNDYINNYLLPQYYTSSKTYSPEGFADLLITAFTRQLASLYQLGVRKMLIVGIGPLGCIPSQLSMNNSTDGECIKRVNDIVMAFNSRFFPMLPSLNSSFPGAFFVYQNIYDRFINLIQNPSDYGFTVKNQACCGSGRYGGELSCLPLQVPCAARNQYIFWDSFHPSQAANAIIAAGCYSPSATDCYPISGRQLAQI, via the exons ATGGAAACAATAACTACTTGCCTTCCATTGCCAAAGCAAACTACTTCCCCTACGGCATCGACCTCGGTGTTCCGACCGGCCGGTTTTGTGATGGCCTCACTGTCACTGACTACGGCG GCAGCAAGGTGGCTTGGCTTGCCTTTCCCTCCTCCATACTTGAGTCTTCAGTCACTGTCGAAGGAAATTGTAAGAGGTGTTAATTATGCCTCTGCTGCTGCTGGCATCCTTGATGAGACTGGAAGACACTAT GGGAGCAGGATTTCATTCAATAGACAAATATTACTATTTGAGAAGACAGTGAAGTTTCAACTGCCCATCTTGATTGCAGACCCAAATGCATTGGCTCAATTCATTGCAAACTCCttgttcatcatcaacattggCAGCAATGACTACATCAACAACTACCTTCTCCCTCAATACTACACCAGTAGCAAGACTTACTCACCGGAAGGTTTTGCCGATCTTCTCATCACTGCATTCACCAGGCAGCTCGCG AGTTTGTATCAATTGGGAGTTAGGAAGATGTTGATCGTCGGTATCGGGCCGCTAGGTTGCATACCAAGCCAGCTCTCAATGAATAACAGCACAGACGGCGAATGCATCAAAAGGGTGAACGATATAGTGATGGCATTTAACAGCCGTTTTTTTCCAATGTTACCTAGTCTCAACTCGAGTTTCCCTGGCGCATTCTTTGTGTATCAAAACATATACGATAGATTCATCAACTTGATACAGAATCCTTCAGACTACG GCTTTACAGTGAAAAATCAAGCTTGTTGTGGTAGTGGAAGATATGGAGGGGAATTGAGTTGCTTGCCATTGCAAGTGCCTTGTGCTGCCAGGAATCAATACATTTTTTGGGACTCTTTTCATCCAAGTCAAGCAGCAAATGCGATCATCGCCGCAGGGTGTTACAGTCCTTCAGCTACTGATTGCTATCCAATTAGTGGGAGGCAATTGGCAcagatataa
- the LOC120266661 gene encoding GDSL esterase/lipase 7-like isoform X1, whose translation MEIMEAKNGGVELHLDVHHLLDHIQIKLIMFLAIFSSVSHSAQSPAIFIFGDSLIDNGNNNYLPSIAKANYFPYGIDLGVPTGRFCDGLTVTDYGARWLGLPFPPPYLSLQSLSKEIVRGVNYASAAAGILDETGRHYGSRISFNRQILLFEKTVKFQLPILIADPNALAQFIANSLFIINIGSNDYINNYLLPQYYTSSKTYSPEGFADLLITAFTRQLASLYQLGVRKMLIVGIGPLGCIPSQLSMNNSTDGECIKRVNDIVMAFNSRFFPMLPSLNSSFPGAFFVYQNIYDRFINLIQNPSDYGFTVKNQACCGSGRYGGELSCLPLQVPCAARNQYIFWDSFHPSQAANAIIAAGCYSPSATDCYPISGRQLAQI comes from the exons ATGGAGATAATGGAGGCCAAAAATGGAGGAGTTGAACTCCATCTTGACGTACATCATCTCCTTGatcatatccaaatcaaacTCATAATGTTTCTGGCTATCTTCTCTTCAGTTTCACACAGTGCTCAATCACCAGCCATATTCATCTTTGGAGACTCATTGATAGATAATGGAAACAATAACTACTTGCCTTCCATTGCCAAAGCAAACTACTTCCCCTACGGCATCGACCTCGGTGTTCCGACCGGCCGGTTTTGTGATGGCCTCACTGTCACTGACTACGGCG CAAGGTGGCTTGGCTTGCCTTTCCCTCCTCCATACTTGAGTCTTCAGTCACTGTCGAAGGAAATTGTAAGAGGTGTTAATTATGCCTCTGCTGCTGCTGGCATCCTTGATGAGACTGGAAGACACTAT GGGAGCAGGATTTCATTCAATAGACAAATATTACTATTTGAGAAGACAGTGAAGTTTCAACTGCCCATCTTGATTGCAGACCCAAATGCATTGGCTCAATTCATTGCAAACTCCttgttcatcatcaacattggCAGCAATGACTACATCAACAACTACCTTCTCCCTCAATACTACACCAGTAGCAAGACTTACTCACCGGAAGGTTTTGCCGATCTTCTCATCACTGCATTCACCAGGCAGCTCGCG AGTTTGTATCAATTGGGAGTTAGGAAGATGTTGATCGTCGGTATCGGGCCGCTAGGTTGCATACCAAGCCAGCTCTCAATGAATAACAGCACAGACGGCGAATGCATCAAAAGGGTGAACGATATAGTGATGGCATTTAACAGCCGTTTTTTTCCAATGTTACCTAGTCTCAACTCGAGTTTCCCTGGCGCATTCTTTGTGTATCAAAACATATACGATAGATTCATCAACTTGATACAGAATCCTTCAGACTACG GCTTTACAGTGAAAAATCAAGCTTGTTGTGGTAGTGGAAGATATGGAGGGGAATTGAGTTGCTTGCCATTGCAAGTGCCTTGTGCTGCCAGGAATCAATACATTTTTTGGGACTCTTTTCATCCAAGTCAAGCAGCAAATGCGATCATCGCCGCAGGGTGTTACAGTCCTTCAGCTACTGATTGCTATCCAATTAGTGGGAGGCAATTGGCAcagatataa